The genomic DNA caatgatttttttaaacaaaataatattatttggataaaacaattacaaaaaaaacttttctttaacACACGAAATCAATGATTTATCAACCTATtgcataattaatttcaaaaacatttcttaatcaaaacacatagacaatgatttttttttgtcaacaactttaaTTGATCAGCTAAAAATAAGCCaggaacattgtttacatactGCTTTTGTTAATAATTCTGATAAATTTGATACCATTtatcaactaattaagaaatattattttgatttttatttaaaaaagcattgatgtaataactaataagagtCGTAATtaagaaatgttttttgaaattaattatgcagtatgtttaaaaaatcatcaattaatttttaaaaatattttgtgaaatttttacGTAAATAACGTcatttagttgaaaaatattaattatgttaagagtattttattgtaattgtaatttttacGTCGTGCCTCGACAGCGTCAAGTCATGCATCATGGGCGTCCACATCATGCCTCGTTAGCATTTTTACATTAGTCAATGCGGATTTTGACACTACTAATAAGAGTTAAGTTAGTTTATTTGAACTTTGTTAatggtttaattttaaaaaaatatcttatttgaACTTTGTTAATTGTTTAAGTTAAAAAATACATTGTCTTGTTGTATAGGTAGAAAAATACAATTTCTAAATTGTTTGGGTTGAAATATTATACCCTTTTCCGGATGGAGACCTATAAAAGTTTGGTTTTGGAgttgttttaaataaaagttAGTACAGTTTTAAATGTTTGCtcgagctttttttttaattaaatccaatttttaaattttttggaaagttggGTACAGTTTTAAATGTTTGCTGTGGGAACCGATGAAGAAGACTCTGTTTAGATGCGATGAATGTGGAAAAGGGTTCCGGTACGAGAAATGTTATTCGAATCATCGAGCGGTTATGCATTTTTCCACGAAACTGAAGGTTTAGGAAGAAACCATGATGAGTATGTGTCATAGCTTCAGTcttgtgaggaagaagaaaagatccaGACTGGTTAGGTTACAAGAAGACTTAATTTTCTTGTTCGTTTACTACATTTACAGAGTCGCGTTCTGCTTTTGCTGTGAATGACGAAGAGTTAGAAGTTGTGGATTGTTTGATTCTTTTGTCTAAGAGTAGTCCCAAGTTTGTAGACGAACTTATAATTTGGGTTGTTTGCGCAACAAGAAACCTCAAAAAGGTGAAGACTTTGATTCTGGGTTTTTCAGTAATGAGCAAAGACTTATGGAAGAAGAGGTTACTTCTCCGGTGATTGTCAAAGGACCAACGAGTTTCTTAGGAGTAAGCATGAAGTGGATCAGATGAAACTGGGTTTTACAGAACTGAGCTTGGAGTAAGGGCTATGAAAGTCTAATGATTACAAATactaaaactaacaaaatacaTTAGAGATAAGATGTGAACAACAGAAAAGATTACAGAGGAAGGCATGGTTAACAACCTATTCCAAGCTAACAACAATAGTAGGTAGATAGAAGAACAGAGAACAACCGCTAATAGCAGTCCAACAGGGAAGAGATTAAGAGACAGTACTCCAGTACTTCGTCATGATGCAGGCACAACAATACAGCTACAAGCAAATTCATGCAACAGTGTCAGCAGGGGAAGAATAAGAATAGATAGACacagcaaaacaagaaaagagctGATCTAGTGTTGTATCTTCTCACGTTCATAGAAATAACTCTCGACGGCAGATCCAACAGCTGAGATCAGGTGTATCCCAAAGAGCAGGATAAAAGCATGCCGTGTGAAAAACATGGCGACAAGGGACTTGAATGCAATCACCATAGGCCAACGGGTTCAAACTGACCACATATTCTGTCATTTCTTCTTCAAGGGGGTCCTCTTCAGCAATGTTAATCAAACCGGTTGGTTCATCCCTCATGATTGAAACTGTGCCAAAAGCTTCTACATGGATGATTTTGAAGGCTTGTGGTTGTTGAAAAATACCGTGTGCCTCTAGTCTACACGATGGGAGATAACATCAGCAACATTCTCCCATAATAATCTTTAACGGGGTTAATTATgatgattaataataattttttagcttatgtattaattatgatgattttaactatatatacagtataaacTAGTAATTGTTAgaaccggaaccggaaccggaacTAGCAAAGCATGAACATCACAACTGCTCCTTGGAAGTTAAGAGCTTGTTATATAACTTACAAGTCCAAATCATGGTTTCATAAATTACTGTCATAACATTTTGATTAAAACGGACAttcatattcataaataaaaggTAAATGAAAGGTTGAACAAAAGGACATTAgcttaatgataaaaataaaaaagtgcgTTAACATCATAGGATTTTGATACAACAAAAATTCAGCATCGCTGCTTCTCTTCATTTCAGGCTTTCTACTCTTGTGTGTATTTTCATATTTCCTTCAGGCGAGTTTCCTCCTTTTATGatccctgaaaaaaaaaaaaaaaagagttttcttTTAAAGATGATGACGAGAGAGTTAACTAAAGGGAGTGTATAGATTATTAACTAACCTATCTGTATGCAAAGCTTCTTCAGAGTGCTTTTCGAGCCACTTAACGCATCCTGTGTTTTCCGGAATTAGAGATCCAGCTATATGCATTACCTCTTCATCAAAACTGCAATCATTTCGAATTCAAAATTACCTAAGGATTCAAAATCACAACTTTGATTTGACAAAATCAGTAGAACAGAGAAACTAAAAGTTTGTTTATTATACCTTTGGACTTGAAGGCGTAACATGGTTCCAAGCTTTAGTACATGCCGTTTATGCGATCTGCTCACAAAAGAACCTTCACCATCTCTCTGAACAGAGCAAATGGTATAATCAGTTTTAACAAGTTGGATGAAAGGAATAGGTACATTCAAAACCTGCAAATCAGTCATACATACCACTCTATACTTGAATTCTTCACGGATATCAACATCCGTAACAACTGCAGCAGAAAAACCAAGAACAATAACATGGATTGACTCTGCAGAAATCTTCACAATTTCCCCTTCTgcataacaaaataataaagaaattaacaaaCCATTAttgcttcaaagttcaaacacatTAGATCAGCAAGAGCAACCAAAGTAAGGATGCAAAAATTTTGAATGAGATTCTTTACCTACAAGACTATTGGGCTTAGGATCAAACAAGAGTAGTCTAGTGTTAACTCTGACACCAAAGTAAGGATGAAGTCCTGAAAGGATTTTAGCTTGTTTGCTTTTCACACTAGCATCATAAGCCAATAGCACACCATCAAAGCTTTCGTTATACCTTCAGAACAAAGATTGAAACACAAATCttatcagaaaagaaaaaaaaaacaagtaccACCAACAACAAACATTGCATCAAGAAAGCTCAATTAAATCAAACGCTATTAACTATGTAAATGAATCAATTAGCAACAACAGTAAGTAATGAACCTACAAAGTTGAGAATCAGAacctaaaaacccaaaaaattgaactaaaaagatgaaaactttaagaaagtaaaaaaaaaagtgagaagaaaACGAACGAACTGGAAAAGAAGAGAACTGAGCTCGCGACAAATCGCTTGGAAAACGTTTCTGCTCTTGGAAGGATGAATGTAAACCATCAACTCCGCTTCTGATAGCTTTAACCCCTCCATTGAAGATCCAGTTcctgttgatttttttttatatttgcttTCAGTTctcagaatttataaaaatcaaatttttatacaacaacaaaaaaaagcgGCGGGTTTTATTGAGCTCGGAGTTAAGATAAGATTAGGGTTTCAAACGCAAATAGCAACgcaattaaaaaaactaagacTTGATGAAACGTTAAGCTCAATGAAATCGAATTTAACAACACAGAAATTGTAAGTCTAGAGCAGAAGAGGTAAACAATAAAATCGAATCGAACCTGACAGAGACGAAACTGTAAACCGGAATAATACCGACGATTTGAAATTCTGAGCAGAGACGAAACGATacactgaagaagaagaagccttcgTCTCGTCGTCTAAAGGGAGGGATgctctagggttttctttttttcttttagttccACGCCGGCCGCGACAACAAAGGGTTTaagttcaaaacccaaaaagaaaaccaaacccAGTTCGTTGATTTAACCTGAATTTTCCGGTTAAAATTCTAACCGGACTTTTTCATACCATTTTGCAAGGGGAAAATACGTAAgttgtttaattaatattaattttattattattatttatattttatactgtatttatttattaaatattaaataatttgcaAATAGAgcaataactaaattttccgacCGTTTATGcagttaaatatttatattaattttttaatccgcaatatacttcatgactatttgtttgttatatttagtttgttttgtttagtgtttgagattatattttgatttttaattattataacaaaaaaataaaggatctaaatatattgtaagtcatttatacgctatgattaagtcacatttttcttaatgatttaattattttacacaattttagtcaaatcaacttaatttttctatgtcaaatattctaata from Camelina sativa cultivar DH55 chromosome 7, Cs, whole genome shotgun sequence includes the following:
- the LOC104702310 gene encoding uncharacterized protein LOC104702310; the protein is MEGLKLSEAELMVYIHPSKSRNVFQAICRELSSLLFQYNESFDGVLLAYDASVKSKQAKILSGLHPYFGVRVNTRLLLFDPKPNSLVEGEIVKISAESIHVIVLGFSAAVVTDVDIREEFKYRVRDGEGSFVSRSHKRHVLKLGTMLRLQVQSFDEEVMHIAGSLIPENTGCVKWLEKHSEEALHTDRDHKRRKLA